In the Burkholderia multivorans ATCC BAA-247 genome, GGCCGCCGCATCGCGGCGCAATGCGCTCCGGCACGGCGCCGGCGGCGGCGGCACCGATTCGAGCGCCGATTCGACGGCGCCTTTCATTCTGCCGTCACGTTCGCTTTCGATACTCTCACGCGCCGCACCTCAGGCCGTCGGCACCCGCGCCGCCATCTCGTTGCGCACCTCGTCACGATAAAACACCCAACAGGACATTCGATGCGATTCCCCGCGCTTCCCCGCCGTCGCGTGCCGGCCGCCGCCGCGCTCGCGAGCGTCGCGTTCACCCTCGCCGCATGCGGCGGCGACGACGTCACGTCGCCGCCCGCGTCGCAGCAGCCGGCCCAGACGCCGGCCGGCACGACGGCGACGCTGGCCGTGCTCGAGACGACCGATCTGCACACCAACGTGCTGTCGTACGACTACTTCAAGCTCGCCGCCGACAACTCGCTCGGCTTCGAACGCGTGTCGACGCTGATCGCGCAGGCGCGCGCGCAGTATCCGAACACGCTGCTGCTCGACAACGGCGACACGATCCAGGGGACCGCGCTGTCCGACTATCAGGCGCTCGTGAAGCCGATCGGCTGCGATCAGACGCTGGCGATCTACAAGGTGATGAACGCGGCCAAATTCGACGGCGGCGGGATCGGCAATCACGAATTCAACTACGGACTGCCGTATCTGTCGCAGGTGACCGGCAATACGTTCGACGTCGACGGGCTCCCCGCCCCCGCGCAGCAGAAGAAATGCGCGGGGCCGAACTTCCCGCAGGTGCTCGCGAACGTGATCAGCGCGAAGACCGGCGAGCCGCTGTTCGCGCCGTACACGATCCTCACGCGCACGCTGACGGCGACCACGCCCGACGGCAAGACCGTCAGCGCGCCGGTCAAGGTCGGCATCATCGGCTTCACGCCGCCGGCGATCATGAACTGGGACAAGCGCTGGCTCGACGGCAAGGTCTACACCACGGGGCTGAAGGAAGCCGCTCAGAAGTACATCCCCGAGATGCGCGCGAAGGGCGCCGAGCTGATCGTCGCGATCTCGCACGGCGGCCTCGACAATTCCGCCTATTCGCCGACGATGGAAAACGGCAGCTGGTGGCTGTCGACCGTGCCCGGCATCGACGCGATGCTGATCGGCCATTCGCACCAGGTGTTCCCGGATGCAACGAGCACGGTCCCGCAGTTCAATCTGCCCGGCGTCGACAAGGTCAAGGGCACCGTCAACGGCGTGCCGACTGTGATGGCGAACTACTGGGGCAAGCACCTCGGCGTGATCAAGCTCGGCCTGAAGTTCGACGGCAAGACGTGGACCGTCGACAAGTCGCAGACGACCGTCGAGGCACGCCCGATCCAGAACGCGGACAAGAGCTACGTCGCCGCCGATCCGTCGGTATCGGCCGCGATCGCCGCCGAACATCAGGCGACCATCGACTACGTGAAGACGCCGATCGGCTCGACCGACTACCGGATGAACACGTATTTCGCGGACGTGGGCGATCCGGGCGCGATCCAGATCGTCAACGACGCGCAGGCCGACTACGTCGCGCGCTACGTGCAGGCGAACCTGCCGCAATACGCGTCGCTGCCGGTGCTGTCGGTCAGCGCGCCGTTCAAGAGCGGCTTCGGCGGCGGCAGCGACTACACCGACGTCGCGCCGGGCGCGCTCGCGATCAACAACGCGGCCGACCTCTACCTGTATCCGAACACCGTGTATGCGGTGAAGGTGAACGGCGCCGACGTGAAGAACTGGCTCGAGACGGCCGCGAAGCGCTTCAACACGATCGATCCGACCAAGGCGACCGTGCAGCCGCTCGTCGGCAGCTTCCCCGGCTACAACTTCGACATGTTCACGTCGACGGACCTCAAGTACGAGATCGACGTCACGCAGCCGGTCGGCAGCCGGATCCGGAACCTGACGTACAAGGGCGCGCCGATCGATCCGAACGCCGAGTTCATCGTCGCGACGAACAACTACCGCGCGAGCGGCGGCGGCAACTTTCCGGGCCTCGATGGCAGCAAGACGATCTTCGCGTCGCCGGACGCGAACCGCGACGTGCTGATCGCCTACATCAAGCAGCGCGGCACGATCGCGCGCGCGACCGACGGCTCGCATCGCAGCTGGCGCTTCACGAAGCTCGCGAGCTCGGTCGCGCACGTGCGGTTCGCATCGGCGCCGAACCGCGTCGCGGACGCCACCGCGGCCGGCCTGACCGGCATCACGCAGGTCGCGGCCGACGACGGCTCCGGCAAGAACCTCGCGACCTACGAGATCGACCTGACGCAATGAGGCATGCAATGCAACCGATCCGGACGATGCGGCCGGCCGAAACCGGCT is a window encoding:
- a CDS encoding bifunctional 2',3'-cyclic-nucleotide 2'-phosphodiesterase/3'-nucleotidase: MRFPALPRRRVPAAAALASVAFTLAACGGDDVTSPPASQQPAQTPAGTTATLAVLETTDLHTNVLSYDYFKLAADNSLGFERVSTLIAQARAQYPNTLLLDNGDTIQGTALSDYQALVKPIGCDQTLAIYKVMNAAKFDGGGIGNHEFNYGLPYLSQVTGNTFDVDGLPAPAQQKKCAGPNFPQVLANVISAKTGEPLFAPYTILTRTLTATTPDGKTVSAPVKVGIIGFTPPAIMNWDKRWLDGKVYTTGLKEAAQKYIPEMRAKGAELIVAISHGGLDNSAYSPTMENGSWWLSTVPGIDAMLIGHSHQVFPDATSTVPQFNLPGVDKVKGTVNGVPTVMANYWGKHLGVIKLGLKFDGKTWTVDKSQTTVEARPIQNADKSYVAADPSVSAAIAAEHQATIDYVKTPIGSTDYRMNTYFADVGDPGAIQIVNDAQADYVARYVQANLPQYASLPVLSVSAPFKSGFGGGSDYTDVAPGALAINNAADLYLYPNTVYAVKVNGADVKNWLETAAKRFNTIDPTKATVQPLVGSFPGYNFDMFTSTDLKYEIDVTQPVGSRIRNLTYKGAPIDPNAEFIVATNNYRASGGGNFPGLDGSKTIFASPDANRDVLIAYIKQRGTIARATDGSHRSWRFTKLASSVAHVRFASAPNRVADATAAGLTGITQVAADDGSGKNLATYEIDLTQ